CTAAATTGGTTTGCAAGTAGAAGTTTGTTGTATTTTCTAGATGGAATAATCTTTCTTACAACGgaataaaatcctaaaaattcacCTCTTTGAATTGTGTTGTTGGTGCAAAATTAAGTTCTCTTCTTCAATCCCTCAATCATCTCTACATAAATTGATTCACATTACATCTCGTCTTAAtctcattcaaagaaaaatgacCCTTCCAAATTCACTTTTCCACTCATGCTTTCTATAGACACTTTCTAGGTGTTTTTTATTTGAAGGTTTTACAGGTGCTTAtattagaaaagaaaattagaaaatatacAAAAGGAATTTGACTTATTCATGTATGCTTAACACAACTTTCTCTGTTCCTTATTTCTTTCGAACGGcaagaaaaactctaaaattttattttattcaatttTAATTCAAATCCAAGAGGATACTAGGATGCATTTAATTAATGTCGACTACAAATACGAGCTATCCCAACTCCAAGGTTGTATTTGGTTATGCTTAGCCATCTATTGATACTCGGTGCAGGAATATAGCATTTtgtcaccatcatctaagccttattccaactaattgggattggctacatgaatccatctctgtcattccactctatcaagggccatgacTTCAGTTAGACcttaggtcatcaagtcttttcttactacctctaccCACGTCTTTTTGGGACTTCCTATTtcctttttagagccttcaacttgtacgaaCTTACTCCTCCAAAACAGCACTAGTCCTTAGTCTCTGTTGCACCTGACCTaatcatctaagtctactttcccttatcttgttacctattggtgctaatCATAAATTCTTTTgattgcattcatttctaattctatccgtCCTTATCTTGGCACTAATCCATTAGCTTCACTCCTCTCATGGACATGTTGTTTCTTAACTTCCCAACATTTTGTTTCATAAAGTATggctggtctctctctctctctctctctctctctctctctctctctctctctctctcccctcccttTTGGACATtaatggctggtcttatagccatcctataaaaatTCCCTCTCAGTTTGAGTGTTAaatgatgatcacataaaactccagaggcacatctccatttcttccaccccaattgaattctatgggcaacatccttttcaatctttgAAGGTTTTACAGGTCCTTATCGCGCATGTTGCGGTAACAATAATattatcgacccaagatattGGAAGTGGTTATTTTGgtaaacttcttggtcaacaatctttacTAATTCCATGTTTTCcttcctattgttactaaaattgcactttaTGTACTCCATTTTAGTCAAACTAATTttacatcctttagattctaaagtagctctccataaatctagctttgttttTATGCCTTCcctcgtcttgtcaatcaaaattgtcatctacaaacaacatacaccatggaatCTTTTCCTGCAAATACCTTGTGAACTTGTCCATAACTAATGTGAAAAGGGCTCAATGCTGACCCCTGATGCAAGCCTACAGTAATTGGGAACCAATGCAGGCGTATGGTCCACCTAGGCCCACGATCCACTGCTGGGCataacatgtgctgattttggacTGTTCAGTTATAGATATGGGGCCTCAATATTAAATTTTGCAATTTAGTATTTGTGAACAAATATCGGGCTAATTTAAAGATGTAATTGAAGACGTGATTGAAGATGTGGAGGACTATttcctagattttctttttctattattaGGCATTTGCCATTTTAGATTAATTAGTTATTAGATTggtttgaaatcaatctcttggTCATTGTttaaattatctctgatattatcgttatctctaGCTTGGTGATACCGATTACActggtagtgataccgataacaccagTAGTATTAGAAATTTTAGGCATCAACAATGTACTAAGTACCGTCAacatatcgatatcgccaatattttcaattatgtaaatTTCAGGCATCGCTTGTAttaccaatgtatcgatatcgccaatgtatcgtcaatattttttactgtgtaaattctaggtgatgCCGTAacgcttgtatcacaagtgtattggagatatttcaataatattgtcaATGTAGAGATATCAcagaaagtttgtttattaaaaaaaaaaaaatctatttcaaattttttatgagCATATTGTTGCATGTAGTTTTCAATTTGTCGTTgctaatatctcaatattattgtTACCGCAAGATGCGCAATATCAAGactacaatctttcgtttcctttttaGTTGTTAATGATTTCTCGGCAAAATATCATGAGTTGTCGATATTCTGCAATACCGATGGATTttttgatggatgattggatggttagatgggatggatgggatggttagactgttTCTTACGATGACACATGCTTTAAAgcctccattaaatggaaacttattatgtatacgttctttttgtaaatttttattcctcaatatgcaaatgtgtatcttagcatctcttaaagtttcattgaaaattctaccattttccccatgttttcgcACATTTCCGATTATCagtgatattattggcgatatcgatattgtttccatatcccagcCAATggaacttgtagcgataccgatacttcaaacactgattGCGGTGACTCTATGATAACATGGTAGAGAGCTCCCTCCACCATACAAGTGGCTGGTAAGATGTTGGATTTCTATCATCCACCTAGTGGCCTTTGCCAGGGATGGCCCATGGTTTAAAAACCACATGGGTGGAAAAATCCGCACTATCATGTTCATTTCTTACCTCTGAGTTTCAGCTGTCAGCATATTTTGTCTGTCATCATCCATTTGAAAGCCACAATTTGGATCTGTCAGAATAGTtagtgtaatttatttttagtatCTTGGTGTGAATGTAGAAGAACAAATCTCATTGTGTAATGCAAGCCAGGATGATCACAAGAAGCCTGCTATGAAGTTGCAGGGGCCCAAATAACAAATCCTATCAccaatctggtgggtcccatgtgtattATACATGTGCTGATATCAACAACAAGGAGTCGTCAATTTTTATATGCCCAAGTCAACAAAAAGGATGATCAAGGTTGAAAATTTAATGGCGTTTGCTGGTTGAGGCTCAAGTATTGGTTGTAGATTCTTTTACATGCATTCTCTTTAAAGTGGCATTATGGTTTTCAAATGTTGAATAAATAGAAGTAAACTTTTCTTTAGAGAATAGATCTTTCTGAGATTGTGTGCAAATTATGTGTATGTTGCAAGATATGTGTATGTTAATCCATATCAACTATTAGCACTTATCAGTGTATCAGAATTTATCCATAACCGCATGGTTGCCCACCAGGCGATTATTATGCCCCATCAGAAAAAGCAAGTGATTGGATTGTGTTAGCTGCCTATCCTGATTTGTTGATGTCATCGTTGCCATGTTCCATCAATATTATGTTACATCCATTGATGACTGGTTATTTCCCAACCACCATGTGTTTGCCACATGATACTGTAGGAGTGAGTTGCATTGAGCTTCTATGATACCTCTGTTATCCTGATGTCCCAATATCATGTcccattgattttattttacGTTCATTGTTGATTCCTGGTTATtgctttctccttcttttttcttttcttttcttttctttttttctttttcagtgtTTTGTATATAAATCCCTCCCTTTTAATGTATTGGTAAACAACCTCTTTCCTTTTGAGTATTTGTAATTAGCACCTTTCCTTTAGTCAATTATTGCAAACTACCCCCCAGTTAGTTTTAATGATGgaataaataacacttttataaggaaaaaaagaaaagaaaagatattgCTCTAGTCAATAAAGGGGCATGTAGCGGGACACGGCATGTTAAGTAGAGGATGCATGGGACATTGATCATTAGATTTGGGTCCTTTTTATGACCAAAACTGTCTATATGATGTACCTACCTCTGTCCTGAAATAACTATCAGATTAAAGTATTTCAACTCTTTGATTATTTAAAGGTTATttcaacaaaagaaagaaagaaaaaaagaaagagagttaagatcatattattttaaaatattttgggGCTTTTATGAGGCCTGGCATCAAGTTTGAGCTCTTTTACTATGGGAGCTGTTGTTTCTCAGTGAGCAATACTTAATTGGCATCGACGGTTTTGTATTTTTAACTTCATGTTGAGATGATTttttgcattgcatttgcatttctTACACAAACTCAACCTCTCATGGAAAATTCTTTTTATTGTCATTTTGATGGATACTTTTGTGATATTTAGGTCAGTTTTACAGTATGGAAGTGTCAatttttgggttgattttttgttttcTCAGGAACTTGTTGCGTCATAGCTGTTGTCAAGTacttattactttttttttttttaattcaattgaTTTTCTAACACTGCTTAGCTAGTTACCATCCTGATAAGAATGTACGATGTCATCTTCAGCTCAATAAGGGCTAACTGCTGGCTGATGGCTTGGCGAAACATAGAGCGCCAAGGCAGTTGTTGTATGGGGCACGCTTATCCAATCTCATAGTGTGCGGTGCTCGCTTAATTTCAAATTAGGTGTTATgttattaccaaaaaaaaaagaagctccatGGTTTAAAAATGGATTCAATATGccttccaaaaaaagaaaagaaaaaggattcAATATGGCCGTACTGCGACTGTATAATCGTTCCCACTGTCACACAATGCAGGGGTGAATTGACTTGCTGAGAAAAGGGCCTTATCGGCCCATCCAGCCACACTTACGGAGGCCAATATACGGGCCTATACAGCCACAATGGTCgtctgttgtttttcttttctttttatgctttttttttttttccccttctacttttttcttcatttgaagaTGAGGTTTATAAACTTATTTTGGACTATATATCTAAGGTTATTTTAGGAGTCAAAACAGAAACCTTGTCATTCTGTTTTTGGCATTAATGTTCAGAGTACAGACATCACATTGTCAGGTCCTATAAGTTGGGTTATCAATTTTCACATTGGTCAGGGAGCaaattcaaatttgtgggatacATTCTCTTACTtccagggcctgtttgatttttcatgtaacAGGTAACTAcgtggtaaatgggtaataattacctACCCAGGTTATTACTGCATGAGAAACGATGCAGATGTGACTGCTTAACTTTTGGGCACTAGAACCGAGGATGGTTGCCAAATGaacgtagggcccactgtgatgtacgtggcttatccacaccgttcatcctatatTTCAGCCTcatttagggtatgaacccaaaaatgaggcagatccaaagctcaagtggaccacaccacaggaaactgtgataAATCATTCACACCCACTGTTAAATACTTCTTGAGGCTCTTAGAtactttggatgaagctgatatttgtgttttcctcttattcatgcctgtgtgaccttatgaagggtttagatgacaaataaactccAATGTGGGTCTGGTGAAAGAAGtagctttcaatggtggatgtttcaccgacgctatttcctttggtgtgggccaattgagcgttggatctgcctctatTGTCAGATGATGCCCCAAAATGTTcatctaaaatggatggatggcttggatatgtcaaatatatcacagtgcagcccacaaatttaagtcaaaaTTTTTGTATGATTTTACAAAGCAGAACTACAGCCTGGTTATCAAACACGTTCAATAGTAATAATTAGTCATTTACCGTGTATTTACCATTacaatggaaaatcaaacaccctCTAGCAATATTTTGAGGAAAAGGACTTCCTGCTAGATTATTCTGCTGATACCTTCATGGTTCTGTTGATACCATTGATATGAGATTCATAATTCTTTATCATTTATTGCCATTACAAAAACTCGTTGTCATCtttatgaaatttgtgtttttttgCATGCCAGAAAAGAGGCAGGCTGAAGCAGCTCGGATTAGAGAGAAATATCCTGATAGGATTCCAGTAAGAAGTTTCTTGGTTTTTTTATTATGCAGTTTACTTCTCTGAATTACCATTCCCCTTTTCTATGAGATTCTTATCTAAGTCTTTGTGCAATTTAGGTGATTGTGGAAAGGGCTGAAAAGAGTGACATACCGGACATTGATAAAAAGAAGTCGGTGTCTTTTCCTTACTAGttcttacttctttttttttttgtctttatttCAATATGGTTGAGTCTGTTTCTTTTCATTTTGTCTTTTCCTTGCTGGTTACTTTTTTCATCTTCATTTCAATATGGCTGAGTctgtttcttttcatttctttatcaGTTAGTCTTTgtttccacttttttttttttttggtttcttttcagCCCTTATTATGAAATTAAGGAACCCTGGTGTTTATGCTGTGAGACTTCCTGCAATGTATTTTTGACGTAAGAAATGTTCTCTctatgagagagagagcttcCTCGCAGGTGATGCCAGTCCTTTGAGAGAGGGCCTGCACATTCTTGCTTCGACAATCGTTGAAGCCACATGGCAAACATCTTTCACTGGGTAGACCATGGCGCCAAACCATGGTCGTTGTGCTACATTTTCAAGAAAATCAGGAACTTATATCTTGATTGAATATTTTTGTTTAATATTGTAAGTAAAGGTTCTAATGATTTGGTAGTGGGCCCAGCATCCAAAGGCATCAGCCGATCAGCCCTTTGGATTATGACTTCTGTTCCCTACTCTTTTCTTTAATTtcggatccttgctcttgctcgggtggcagactcttgggagtttcaacaccctgtcaagggttcgagtatccataggtggtgaaatctcactacggcgtgagtgtgtgggggtgtgtgtgcgcgtgtaaaagaaagaaaaaaaaagtagtgTCTATCTGCAATGCATGTATTAGGTGAAATGCTATGTCTATCAATGATGAGTTTTTTTTGGCTGATTGGTCTAGTTAGTAGAAAGGTGCCATAGAGAACCACCTATTGCTTAGCGAAGCCAGCCATTTGTCTCCTGGTCTATTCATCATGCGAGTCCCATCCTAGGGGAAAATATCTGTGTACTAACATGTTTATCATGGTCTAGTAACAGTGTTATAACCCGAGTAGTTTTTTGCTAACACACGTAGGCCTTTCCTAACATCTAATATGCTTTTAAAGTTTTGCATTAACATGTGTCTCAACCGTGAAGGATGAATGCTCTCAGTCTAGTTGGTCTCTCTCTTTGGACACAGTAGTACAGAACTTCGACAGCTGCAGCAGCTGCACTGACCATTATTTTAAGAGAAAAAATCTGCATGTTGTCATATTACAAAACATGGCATAGTGTTTACTCTTATAATCATCTTATAATAGGGTTAGTGAATGGAATTTGTCAATTTTCTTTCCCATAATGTAACTTGCTTTTTGTTCATGTCACAACGTTTACCTGATCTGAACCTATCATCAGGTAGGCTCTCTAGTCTCTACCttggatgggccatgtcccaaaaTCACAGTGATCTGGCAAATCCTAAATTTCATTGGAGTTTTGGGGAAGAAAGTGGATGGTTATCAGAAGTCAACTGAAGTTAATTTGACTTCCCATTTTCACTCTTAAAAATCCTTCAATCTAAGGGTTACGTTGTCCAGTTGGCACAGTCAGGATATGGTATATGGCCCATCACATGTGCGAGTTATGTGTATTCTTTACCCGCATTGCGGGCTTTATAATAAATTgttgtttctttaaaaaaaggcattggattgaaccctggatcactcacgcACACCACACCGTCTCTGTCAGCTCATCTAACGAGCGGGAGATATCTAACACACTGCATTTTCGTTTTTGGTTGGATGTTTCCTTTAACCATTCTTTAGGCCTGATTTATTGCGCATGCTATTTTTTTGAGTGCAGGTATCTTGTACCTGCTGACTTAACTGTGGGGCAATTTGTTTACGTGATTCGAAAGAGGATGAATCTGACCCCTGAGAAGGCCATTTTCATCTTTGTGAAGAATCTTTTGCCACCCACTGGTAAGGAATTTGAGACAGATTTCATTACTTCCATGATgctccatttggatgcaccgagtGTATTGGATTAGGATCAGATCAGGAAACATTCACATAATGTTTGAATACATGGAAtccaagaggaaaaaaaaagaagaaattaataaataattatcTAATGATTATTTTCATGAGTACTATCGAAACATGGAATCTATTTTTAAGGGCCTGCTTTGGATAGCAACTGGCATTCTTGTATCCTTTGGACATAGTCACGGAAGTTTCTTGAGCCAGATACCTAACCATGGAAAGGTCCGTATAATTGCTCTGTGCATCCCACCATTTTCTTATCTATCCAAACATCCCATGTTCCTACATCAAAGAAAATACTTTCCATTTCCTATGAATTTCCATGATATCCAAACATGCCTTTAGTTCAATTAAAGTTTAAATGGCAAAAATTGATGGCATTTTGAAGTTATTCTTAATTTACTATTCTAATTGCAATTCATTTTGTTACTACATCCAAACTAGCCCCAAGACACTCACTGACTGGTCTTATGCTTCATTTGGTCATTGCAGCTGCTCTTATGTCTGCAATCTATGAGGATAACAAGGACCCAGATGGCTTTCTATACATGACTTACAGTGGCGAAAACACATTCGGGGCCTTGTTTGGCAAGCATTAGAACCCATGTAAATAAGAACATGGATGGAAAGGTGTATATTCTCTTCAATCTCCCCATATCTTGCTTTTCAATGGTAGTTGaacctctgtttttttttttttttaaaattgatctTCATCTCTTTTATTGTTACTTTAAAACCACCATTGGAATGTCAGTACGTAAGAGAACAGTTTGAATGTCAATAGCCTTCAGTGAAGTAAGAGTTTTTAGCCGTTGAATCTTTGGATCTTCCCGTGGGTGAAGAGGTCGACTGGTGCGTTTACATTTACGAATTCTCCCTAATTGATTGCAAACACCATGCTGCATCTTGAGTTGGGATTTTAAACTGATTAGGCCAGGGTGGTCCTGATCAAAATTCTCACCACTGACCCATTTACAACCCCTCTTCTTCTCACTGATCGAAATTCTTTATGTGAAATGGGATGTCGTTGGTTGCTAATGTTTTGAGGTTGGGACCTGATGTCCCACTGGGTCAACCAACCATGTCTGTGCACATGGCATGTAGTTCGAATTAAACCGTCCAATACGTGGGCCCCTAGTGCGAGCATGAGAACCGTTCACTGATCAGTTGCTTTCTTCATACATGTGGTAATGCGTATGAGATCTTAACCTATCATCAGGTAGGTTCTGTTATCTTGGATGTTCCATATCCGAAAATCACACTTATCTGAAATCTCTGACCATTTGACTGTAGttccgtttaaaaaaaaaaagaaaaaaaagaaaaaaaagaggagagagaatgaaagagaaggaaagatgaCTTTCAGAAAGTCGACCAAAGATCATTTAATCACACATTTATCTCCCTTAAAAAATATAATCGGATTCCATGGTATGtttggtgtgttgatgtggcatagttcgatgggcctcatcatgatataTCTGTTATATCCACCTTGCGAAAgcgcccaaaaaatgaggaagatgcaaaccttaagtggaccacaccacagaaagcagtgggaattgaactccctcccatttgaaaacttattgggggcttcccttcatccaggtttgtgactttatgaacaggttggatggcaaacagacatcatggtgggccctaggaaggttcagTTGCTGCAGAATATGGCACACGAGCCAGTTACAGTGGCCCACTTTGCAACTTTCAAGGGTAAACCCTTCCCCAATCGTGCTAAAGGATTGATATTTTGGGACATGGCATGTTCATTGTAGGGTGACGACTCATATTTTGCTCTATATTTTGGATTTAAGTCGTATGGTGTTTGTTCGTTAGACTTTTTATGATAAAGAATGGAGACTATTGATATGATCGGCCCCACGTGAATGTGAACGCCATGAAGATATGCTTCCTTAATGGGAGAATCCTAACCTTTGGTTCAGGGTCTGCTAATCACCTACAGTACGGTGAGCTGGAGTAACATGCCTAAATAATTAGGCTGGTCCGGTCATCAGCACCTTTAAAAATGGACGCTGATGGTCCGATTAACCTGATTTTCAAGATTCAGGATGGGGGGTCGAAGTTTTGCCCGGAGATGCTACACGATAATAGGAAAACTAAATTCTCAGTCCGAAGTCAATGCATTTATGGATGGCCTCGATCACCAAACCATCTAATCCAAATGTATGGATGAGCTCTATCtctctatttaaaaaaaaaaaaaaaaaaaaaactgttattctactttttctttttcttggaccTCTTGCACTAAAAAATGCTCTCAGGAAGCTCCAGTTAGGTTCTCATAAGATAGGCCCATGCTTCagtgatccataccatttataTGTTCTTCTCCTTGATGGAAATTAACAGTTAACTCTTCTTTTGCTTCTTTACAAATAAATGCAGCAATTGTCCActcaaatgaaaaataaaaagtaaaaaaaaaatacccgAGGTTAATGGCTAGTATCTTTCAATTTAGGGAGAGTTTCTGCACATgatccatccacggtgggcccaatagattagtggaccacattatagtagCATTGGGTATCAATGATAGAAAATCCCTAGTACACTGATGGAAGCTTATGTGTCATGATATGGGTTCTTTCATCTTTGGCCCCCTTGATGATGTGTCAGTCATACCTTATAGGGTCCACAGCTGACAAAAGGACCCAGGCTGCGCACGTGTCAAGGAGAATGGGGGCCTGAATTAGGTGTTTGCCGGGTAATAGTCTAGTGTGTGTTACCCCTACCGTAGGGCTCagcttgatgatgtgttgtatatcaacgccgtccatccgtttttccagtccATTTTAGCATGGC
This region of Magnolia sinica isolate HGM2019 chromosome 1, MsV1, whole genome shotgun sequence genomic DNA includes:
- the LOC131240423 gene encoding autophagy-related protein 8C-like — its product is MAKNSFKLQHPLEKRQAEAARIREKYPDRIPVIVERAEKSDIPDIDKKKYLVPADLTVGQFVYVIRKRMNLTPEKAIFIFVKNLLPPTAALMSAIYEDNKDPDGFLYMTYSGENTFGALFGKH